A window of Pedococcus aerophilus contains these coding sequences:
- the lnt gene encoding apolipoprotein N-acyltransferase, which produces MPTSSRSRVTSVLVLVLAAVSGLATAYAFPTHDVWWLAPVGVALLSAATVGRGWRLAALAGLAHGLGFFLPTLSWSGIYVGNLPWIALSTLEALYIAAMCAVTAVVQRPLAHTRLRPLAHAVVPLAWVLQEWARGTTPFGGFPWARLAFSQADSPLAPFARFGGAPGLTFAVAALGVLLHVAVATVVRRVLAARSTQRQGSSPTAVLPAAQPVLGAVLVALALAPLGLALATTPPTDGRRVSVLFVQGNVPKPGLDFNSERRKVLDNHVQGTLAAATRNPEPPSLVVWPENASDIDPLRNLDAAADVRLAVETIKAPLLLGAVLIGPGEYVSNASLFYLPGSNEPQRYVKQHPVPFAEYIPYRSFFRNFSDKVDLVTRDFAKGDRAGAFEVPVKGQDPYWVVPTICFEVAYDDLMRDSTLQAGKQENILAVQTNNATFGYTAESEQQFAISRIRAIEHGRSVVHVSTVGVSGFINPDGTYVDKTALFTPAAEFGSPVVRTEVTIADRLGPVPEYAAALALVALLAVGRWQRRRDARVDAAATDAAGPAESRRDSVVV; this is translated from the coding sequence GTGCCGACGTCCTCCCGCTCACGGGTCACCTCCGTCCTGGTGCTGGTGCTCGCCGCGGTCTCCGGCCTCGCCACCGCCTACGCCTTCCCGACGCACGACGTCTGGTGGCTCGCGCCGGTCGGTGTCGCCCTGCTCTCCGCGGCCACCGTGGGCCGCGGGTGGCGCCTGGCCGCCCTCGCCGGACTCGCCCACGGACTCGGCTTCTTCCTGCCCACGCTGTCCTGGTCGGGGATCTACGTCGGCAACCTGCCGTGGATCGCCCTGTCGACGTTGGAGGCCCTCTACATCGCCGCGATGTGCGCGGTCACCGCGGTCGTCCAGCGCCCCCTCGCGCACACCCGCCTGCGTCCCCTGGCGCATGCCGTCGTCCCCCTGGCCTGGGTGCTCCAGGAGTGGGCCCGTGGCACCACCCCCTTCGGGGGCTTCCCCTGGGCCCGGCTCGCCTTCAGCCAGGCCGACAGCCCGCTGGCCCCGTTCGCCCGCTTCGGGGGGGCCCCGGGCCTGACCTTCGCGGTCGCGGCTCTCGGCGTCCTGCTGCACGTCGCGGTCGCGACCGTGGTCCGACGGGTCCTCGCGGCGCGATCGACGCAGCGGCAGGGCAGCAGCCCCACCGCGGTGCTGCCGGCGGCGCAGCCGGTGCTCGGCGCCGTACTCGTCGCGCTCGCCCTGGCTCCGCTGGGACTGGCCCTGGCCACCACCCCGCCCACCGACGGACGCAGGGTGTCGGTGCTGTTCGTGCAGGGCAACGTCCCGAAGCCGGGGCTCGACTTCAACTCCGAGCGCCGCAAGGTCCTCGACAACCACGTCCAGGGCACCCTCGCCGCCGCCACCCGCAACCCCGAGCCGCCGAGCCTGGTCGTCTGGCCCGAGAACGCCTCCGACATCGACCCGCTGCGCAACCTCGACGCCGCTGCGGACGTCCGCCTGGCGGTCGAGACGATCAAGGCCCCGCTGCTGCTCGGTGCCGTCCTCATCGGTCCGGGGGAGTACGTCTCCAACGCCAGCCTGTTCTACCTGCCCGGCAGCAATGAGCCGCAGCGCTACGTCAAGCAGCACCCCGTGCCGTTCGCCGAGTACATCCCCTACCGCAGCTTCTTCCGGAACTTCAGCGACAAGGTCGACCTGGTCACCCGCGACTTCGCCAAGGGCGACCGGGCAGGCGCCTTCGAAGTGCCCGTCAAGGGCCAGGACCCGTACTGGGTCGTGCCGACGATCTGCTTCGAGGTCGCCTACGACGACCTCATGCGCGACTCGACGCTCCAGGCCGGCAAGCAGGAGAACATCCTCGCCGTGCAGACCAACAACGCGACCTTCGGCTACACCGCGGAGTCCGAGCAGCAGTTCGCGATCAGCCGGATCCGCGCCATCGAGCACGGTCGCTCGGTCGTGCACGTGTCCACCGTCGGCGTCAGCGGCTTCATCAACCCGGACGGAACCTACGTCGACAAGACCGCGTTGTTCACCCCGGCGGCCGAGTTCGGGTCACCCGTGGTCCGCACCGAGGTCACCATCGCCGACCGGCTCGGTCCGGTGCCCGAGTATGCAGCTGCCCTGGCCCTCGTGGCGCTGCTCGCCGTCGGGCGTTGGCAGCGTCGCCGGGACGCTAGGGTCGATGCCGCCGCCACCGATGCCGCGGGGCCGGCCGAGTCACGAAGGGACAGCGTCGTTGTCTGA
- a CDS encoding lysine 5,6-aminomutase subunit alpha: MSSRAKPLLDLDPATVRQARALARKAGRPVVKLAQSHTTVSVERATLRLAGLSGADHERVPWVNHLVDAVRAEVGLEHGVTTPVYDALRRGEAPDLLTLAQKAASGSVQFRLPEGRETTRAQALARREVSRGIRTIDKQRANRDRLIKRHGDPEQRPWIYLIVATGDIYEDIPQAQNAAREGADIIAVIRSTGQSLLDYVPEGATREGYAGTYATQENFRLMRAALDETSKELGRYIRLTNYASGLCMPEIATLAGLERLDMMLNDSMYGILFRDINPIRTFVDQRFSRQIHARAGIIINTGEDNYLTTADAVEAAHTVTVSQLLNEYFAKEAGLEDWQLGLGHAFEINPELPDSFRMELAHALLARQLFPDAPLKWMPPTKHMTGDVFRGYLLDGFFNLVGAMTGQGILLVGMMTEAVVTPFLSDRDLALQNVRYVLNAAGGLTEDFHPPRDGFIQTRARQVLGDAIDLLTDITAEPGRAPLLEAIADGTFGLMKRPADRGKGLDGVVVRADDYDNPASTMLEEGSNR, encoded by the coding sequence GTGTCTTCACGTGCCAAGCCCCTGCTGGACCTCGACCCCGCCACCGTCCGCCAGGCCCGCGCCCTCGCGCGCAAGGCCGGCCGGCCCGTGGTCAAGCTGGCCCAGAGCCACACGACCGTGTCGGTCGAGCGCGCCACGCTGCGCCTCGCCGGCCTCTCGGGTGCCGACCACGAGCGGGTTCCGTGGGTCAACCACCTCGTCGACGCCGTCCGGGCCGAGGTCGGCCTCGAGCACGGGGTCACCACCCCGGTCTACGACGCGCTGCGCAGGGGAGAGGCGCCCGACCTGCTGACCCTGGCCCAGAAGGCGGCCAGCGGCTCGGTGCAGTTCCGGCTCCCGGAGGGCCGTGAGACCACCCGCGCCCAGGCCCTCGCGCGACGCGAGGTGAGCCGCGGCATACGCACCATCGACAAGCAGCGCGCCAACCGGGACCGGCTGATCAAGCGCCACGGCGACCCCGAGCAGCGCCCGTGGATCTACCTCATCGTCGCCACCGGCGACATCTACGAGGACATCCCGCAGGCGCAGAACGCCGCACGCGAGGGGGCCGACATCATCGCGGTGATCCGCTCCACGGGGCAGTCGCTGCTCGACTACGTCCCCGAGGGCGCCACCCGCGAGGGGTATGCCGGCACGTACGCCACGCAGGAGAACTTCCGCCTGATGCGCGCCGCCCTGGACGAGACCTCCAAGGAGCTCGGCCGCTACATCCGGCTCACCAACTACGCGTCCGGTCTGTGCATGCCCGAGATCGCCACGCTCGCCGGGCTCGAGCGGCTCGACATGATGCTCAACGACTCGATGTACGGGATCCTCTTCCGCGACATCAACCCGATCCGCACGTTCGTCGACCAGCGGTTCAGCCGCCAGATCCACGCCCGCGCCGGGATCATCATCAACACCGGCGAGGACAACTACCTCACCACAGCCGACGCCGTCGAGGCCGCGCACACCGTCACGGTGAGCCAGCTGCTCAACGAGTACTTCGCCAAGGAGGCCGGGCTCGAGGACTGGCAGCTCGGCCTCGGCCACGCCTTCGAGATCAACCCCGAGCTCCCCGACTCCTTCCGTATGGAGCTCGCCCACGCCCTGCTCGCGCGCCAGCTCTTCCCTGACGCACCGCTGAAGTGGATGCCGCCGACCAAGCACATGACCGGCGACGTCTTCCGCGGGTACCTGCTCGACGGGTTCTTCAACCTCGTCGGCGCCATGACCGGTCAGGGCATCCTGCTCGTCGGCATGATGACCGAGGCGGTCGTCACGCCGTTCCTGTCCGACCGTGACCTCGCTCTGCAGAACGTCCGCTACGTCCTCAACGCCGCCGGAGGCCTGACCGAGGACTTCCACCCGCCGCGCGACGGGTTCATCCAGACCCGGGCCAGGCAGGTGCTCGGCGACGCGATCGACCTGCTCACCGACATCACCGCCGAGCCCGGCAGGGCGCCGCTGCTCGAGGCCATCGCCGACGGCACCTTCGGCCTGATGAAGCGCCCGGCCGACCGGGGCAAGGGCCTCGACGGCGTGGTCGTCCGGGCAGACGACTACGACAACCCGGCCAGCACGATGCTCGAGGAGGGCTCGAACCGATGA
- the pta gene encoding phosphate acetyltransferase has product MATSIYIAGTEAQSGKSAVAVGLLDQLSRRAGRVGVFRPIVRAGVPDELVRTLLSQLPGDLTVGQACGVTYDDLHASPDRAMGTIVDRFHEVARDLDVVLVVGSDFTDVSAPTEFSVNAAVAANLGSRLLLVVPAQGHDAGEVATTAEMAVTAAREAHAHVTGVVANQVDPAHLEATASAVSDRVGVPVQALPETPLLRAPTVKDLMDACSGRLVHGEAAFLDRECTGLVVAAMTMPHVLDRLVDGGVVIVPGDREDVVLGVLLAHRSKTFPTLSGIVLNGGFPLTPQVQRLIEGLDVVLPVIATDGGTMTTATRLGAARGRLTPESTRKLEAAVAMVERGLDAEALLGPVAAAGAGTVTPLMFEHRLVDEARAAHAHIVLPEGAEDRILLAADTVLGRGIARITLLGDEETIRANAARLGVDIGAADIVDPGSSSLREGFAADYARLRAHKGVTLDQARDRVVDPSYFGTMMVHQGLADGMVSGCITTTAHTIRPALEIVRTAPDVSVVSSVFLMCLADRVLVYGDCAVNPDPTAEQLADIAISSARTAQQFGIEPRVAMLSYSTGESGSGADVDKVRAATALVHERAPELLVEGPIQYDAAVDLAVAATKLKDSPVAGRATVLVFPDLNTGNNTYKAVQRSASAVAIGPVMQGLNQPVNDLSRGALVRDIVNTIAITAIQAGAR; this is encoded by the coding sequence GTGGCCACCAGCATCTACATCGCCGGCACCGAAGCCCAGTCCGGCAAGTCGGCGGTGGCCGTCGGGCTGCTCGACCAGCTCAGTCGTCGCGCGGGGCGGGTCGGGGTGTTCCGGCCCATCGTCCGCGCCGGCGTGCCGGACGAGCTGGTCCGGACCCTGCTGTCCCAGCTGCCGGGGGACCTGACGGTCGGGCAGGCCTGCGGCGTCACGTATGACGACCTGCACGCCTCGCCCGACCGTGCGATGGGCACCATCGTGGACCGGTTCCACGAGGTGGCCCGCGACCTCGACGTCGTCCTCGTCGTGGGCTCCGACTTCACGGACGTGTCGGCGCCCACCGAGTTCTCGGTCAACGCCGCCGTCGCGGCCAACCTCGGCTCCCGGTTGCTCCTCGTCGTCCCTGCCCAGGGGCACGATGCCGGGGAGGTGGCCACGACCGCCGAGATGGCGGTGACCGCGGCGCGGGAGGCGCACGCCCACGTCACGGGGGTGGTCGCCAACCAGGTCGACCCAGCCCACCTCGAAGCGACGGCATCGGCCGTCTCGGACCGGGTGGGGGTGCCCGTCCAGGCGCTGCCGGAGACCCCGCTGCTGCGGGCACCCACGGTCAAGGACCTCATGGACGCCTGCTCCGGGCGCCTCGTCCACGGCGAGGCGGCCTTCCTCGACCGTGAGTGCACCGGCCTCGTCGTGGCGGCGATGACCATGCCGCACGTCCTCGACCGCCTGGTCGACGGTGGCGTCGTCATCGTCCCGGGGGACCGGGAGGACGTCGTCCTCGGTGTCCTGCTGGCCCACCGGTCGAAGACCTTCCCGACGCTGTCCGGCATCGTCCTCAACGGTGGCTTCCCCCTGACCCCCCAGGTGCAGCGGCTGATCGAGGGGCTGGACGTCGTGCTGCCGGTCATCGCCACGGACGGCGGCACGATGACGACCGCCACCCGGCTCGGCGCCGCCCGCGGGCGGCTCACGCCGGAGTCGACCCGCAAGCTCGAGGCCGCCGTCGCGATGGTCGAGCGCGGCCTCGACGCCGAGGCGCTGCTCGGCCCGGTCGCCGCGGCCGGCGCTGGAACGGTGACCCCGCTGATGTTCGAGCACCGACTCGTGGACGAGGCCCGGGCTGCCCACGCCCACATCGTCCTGCCCGAGGGCGCCGAGGACCGCATCCTGCTGGCGGCCGACACCGTGCTGGGGCGGGGGATCGCCCGGATCACGTTGCTGGGCGACGAGGAGACGATCCGGGCCAATGCTGCCCGCCTCGGTGTCGACATCGGCGCCGCCGACATCGTCGACCCCGGCAGCAGCAGCCTGCGCGAGGGGTTCGCGGCCGACTACGCCCGCCTGCGCGCGCACAAGGGCGTCACCCTCGACCAGGCCCGCGACCGTGTCGTGGACCCGTCGTACTTCGGCACGATGATGGTCCACCAGGGGTTGGCCGACGGCATGGTCTCGGGCTGCATCACGACCACGGCCCACACCATCCGGCCCGCGCTGGAGATCGTCCGCACCGCTCCCGACGTCTCGGTGGTGTCGAGCGTCTTCCTCATGTGCCTGGCCGACCGCGTCCTCGTCTACGGCGACTGCGCGGTCAACCCGGACCCGACGGCGGAGCAGCTCGCCGACATCGCCATCTCCTCGGCGCGGACGGCCCAGCAGTTCGGGATCGAGCCTCGCGTCGCGATGCTGTCCTACTCGACGGGGGAGTCGGGCAGCGGCGCAGACGTCGACAAGGTTCGCGCGGCGACGGCCCTGGTCCACGAGCGGGCGCCCGAGCTGCTCGTCGAGGGCCCGATCCAGTACGACGCCGCCGTCGACCTGGCCGTCGCCGCGACCAAGCTCAAGGACAGCCCGGTGGCCGGACGGGCCACGGTGCTGGTCTTCCCCGACCTCAACACCGGCAACAACACGTACAAGGCGGTCCAGCGCAGCGCGTCCGCCGTCGCGATCGGCCCGGTCATGCAGGGGCTCAACCAGCCGGTCAACGACCTGTCCCGGGGCGCCCTGGTCCGCGACATCGTCAACACCATCGCCATCACCGCGATCCAGGCCGGTGCCCGGTGA
- a CDS encoding polyprenol monophosphomannose synthase, whose amino-acid sequence MPRGRPSHEGTASLSDQIDRVLVCIPTYNERENLPLVVRRIRAAVPTADVLVLDDNSPDGTGDVADELAARDDQVQVLHRAGKQGLGMAYLAGFHWGLDRGYDAIVEMDADGSHQPEQLHRLLEALGDADLVIGSRWVRGGSVVNWPIHRKALSVGGNLYTRALLGMPVHDATAGFRAYRADALRTMGLSQVASQGYCFQVDLTRRAVRLGLRVTEVPITFVEREIGDSKMSGDIMRESLQRITSWGVHHRADQLRGLSRRREPTWHEL is encoded by the coding sequence ATGCCGCGGGGCCGGCCGAGTCACGAAGGGACAGCGTCGTTGTCTGACCAGATCGATCGGGTGCTCGTCTGCATCCCGACCTACAACGAGCGGGAGAACCTGCCGCTCGTCGTGCGCCGCATCCGCGCCGCCGTGCCCACCGCCGACGTCCTCGTCCTCGACGACAACTCGCCCGACGGCACCGGCGACGTGGCCGACGAGCTCGCGGCCCGCGACGACCAGGTCCAGGTGCTGCACCGTGCCGGCAAGCAGGGACTGGGCATGGCCTACCTCGCCGGCTTCCACTGGGGGCTGGACCGCGGCTACGACGCGATCGTCGAGATGGATGCCGACGGGTCGCACCAGCCCGAGCAGCTGCACCGGCTGCTCGAGGCGCTCGGGGACGCCGACCTCGTCATCGGCTCCCGCTGGGTGCGCGGCGGCTCGGTCGTGAACTGGCCGATCCACCGCAAGGCGCTCAGCGTCGGCGGCAACCTCTACACCCGCGCGCTGCTCGGGATGCCCGTGCACGACGCCACCGCCGGCTTCCGCGCCTACCGTGCGGACGCGCTCCGCACGATGGGCCTGAGCCAGGTCGCCTCCCAGGGCTACTGCTTCCAGGTCGACCTCACCCGCCGGGCCGTGCGCCTCGGGCTGCGGGTCACCGAGGTGCCGATCACGTTCGTCGAGCGCGAGATCGGTGACTCCAAGATGAGTGGCGACATCATGCGCGAGTCGCTCCAGCGGATCACGTCCTGGGGCGTGCACCACCGCGCGGACCAGCTGCGCGGCCTGTCCCGTCGCAGGGAGCCCACGTGGCACGAGCTGTAG
- a CDS encoding OAM dimerization domain-containing protein, with translation MSASTTDSAMPLEPMPDATRAAAGKAKKQPDIVRPYGDTTGDGMVQVSFTLPVPHDKRAEGAALQLAEKMGLKPALLVHAKAMGPDFTFFVVYGSVTHLVDLRDVTVVEREFPLLSPTEVNKAIKSRLRRKLVVVGACIGTDAHTVGIDAILNIKGFAGEKGLEYYREVKVVNLGAQVLVPELVERARAEKADAVMVSQVVTQRDAHIHNTTTMSAAFREAYPAGQVPLLVVGGPRFEEGSAPTLGVDRIFGRGTTPGEVASYLVHALAQPSSRKEKP, from the coding sequence ATGAGTGCGTCCACCACCGACAGCGCCATGCCGCTCGAGCCCATGCCCGACGCGACGCGCGCGGCCGCCGGCAAGGCCAAGAAGCAGCCCGACATCGTCCGCCCCTACGGCGACACCACCGGCGACGGCATGGTCCAGGTGTCCTTCACCCTGCCCGTTCCGCACGACAAGCGGGCCGAGGGTGCGGCCCTGCAGCTCGCCGAGAAGATGGGCCTCAAGCCGGCCCTGCTCGTCCACGCCAAGGCGATGGGTCCCGACTTCACCTTCTTCGTCGTCTACGGCAGCGTCACCCACCTCGTCGACCTGCGGGACGTGACCGTCGTCGAGCGCGAGTTCCCGCTGCTCAGCCCTACCGAGGTCAACAAGGCGATCAAGTCCCGCCTGCGCCGCAAGCTCGTGGTCGTCGGCGCCTGCATCGGCACCGACGCCCACACGGTCGGCATCGACGCGATCCTCAACATCAAGGGCTTCGCGGGGGAGAAGGGCCTGGAGTACTACCGCGAGGTCAAGGTCGTGAACCTCGGCGCGCAGGTCCTCGTCCCCGAGCTCGTCGAGCGCGCCCGCGCCGAGAAGGCCGACGCCGTCATGGTCAGCCAGGTCGTGACCCAGCGCGACGCCCACATCCACAACACGACGACGATGAGTGCCGCGTTCCGCGAGGCCTACCCCGCGGGTCAGGTGCCGCTGCTCGTCGTCGGCGGCCCGCGCTTCGAGGAGGGATCGGCGCCCACGCTCGGGGTCGACCGCATCTTCGGCCGCGGCACCACCCCCGGCGAGGTGGCCAGCTACCTCGTCCACGCCCTCGCCCAGCCGTCGTCGCGCAAGGAGAAGCCATGA
- a CDS encoding hotdog domain-containing protein, translated as MTTPQTTGATVGRTVTHRRYVPYSHAHYAGNLVDGAYSLAAFGDVATEMCIVTDGDEGLFASYSDVQFRAPVRAGDVIEIEARLVRVGTRSREMDFEVRVVGRGAPERGESSADVLDPPLVATTARGVVVVPPSPTDS; from the coding sequence ATGACCACGCCCCAGACCACCGGCGCCACGGTCGGCCGCACCGTCACCCACCGTCGCTACGTCCCGTACAGCCACGCGCACTACGCCGGGAACCTCGTCGACGGCGCGTACTCGCTCGCCGCGTTCGGTGACGTCGCCACCGAGATGTGCATCGTCACCGACGGCGACGAGGGCCTGTTCGCCTCCTACTCCGACGTGCAGTTCAGGGCGCCGGTCCGCGCCGGTGACGTCATCGAGATCGAGGCCCGCCTCGTCCGGGTCGGCACCCGCAGCCGCGAGATGGACTTCGAGGTCCGGGTCGTGGGCCGGGGCGCTCCCGAGCGCGGCGAGTCCAGCGCCGACGTCCTCGACCCTCCACTGGTGGCCACCACCGCCCGCGGTGTGGTCGTCGTGCCCCCGTCACCGACCGACAGCTGA
- a CDS encoding FxsA family protein, translating to MARAVGRTPYAAAGRPRRPRWLVVVFVALLVVPVLEIAAIIAVGKAIGGWQTLLLLLVESALGAWLVRREGARAWAALNTALRTGQMPSRQLSDAALVLVGGTLLLAPGFLTDVVGFFFILPFTRPFARTLLEAAVAKRLLGGFSSRWGSGPGGTGAGPMGPGGTRGPGGTGRGPDVVDGEVL from the coding sequence GTGGCACGAGCTGTAGGCCGGACGCCATACGCGGCTGCGGGGCGGCCACGCCGTCCTCGCTGGCTCGTCGTGGTGTTCGTGGCCCTGCTGGTGGTCCCGGTCCTGGAGATCGCGGCCATCATCGCCGTGGGCAAGGCGATCGGCGGCTGGCAGACGCTCCTGCTCCTGCTCGTGGAGTCGGCGCTCGGCGCCTGGCTCGTGCGCCGCGAGGGTGCCCGCGCCTGGGCGGCGCTCAACACGGCCCTGCGCACCGGTCAGATGCCCAGCCGCCAGCTGTCCGACGCGGCCCTCGTCCTCGTGGGCGGCACGCTGCTGCTCGCTCCTGGCTTCCTCACCGACGTCGTCGGCTTCTTCTTCATCCTGCCCTTCACCCGCCCGTTCGCGCGCACGCTGCTCGAGGCCGCGGTGGCCAAGCGCCTCCTCGGCGGCTTCAGCAGCCGGTGGGGGAGCGGGCCCGGAGGCACGGGTGCTGGCCCCATGGGTCCGGGCGGTACGAGGGGACCGGGTGGGACCGGCCGGGGGCCCGACGTCGTCGACGGCGAGGTCCTCTGA
- a CDS encoding acetate kinase: MTGTRTVLVVNAGSSSLKYQVLDAVTGATAATGIVERIGGAAHLGHTHDGQTHEQDVIAGDHREALVAARSALREHGPDLDAVGLFAVGHRVVHGGPRFTEPVVIDDDVIDAIEELVPLAPLHNPANLEGIRSARKSFPGVPQVAVFDTAFHQTLPPEAFTYAVPAAWRDEHRVRRYGFHGTSHRFVSRRTAELLGKDPADCAVIVLHLGNGASACAVEAGRSIDTSMGLSPLEGLVMGTRSGDVDPALGAYLERVAGLDAAAYDEALNKASGLLGLAGIADLRELDARREAGDPDAALAFDVMVYRLRKYVGAYAVALGHVDAIAFTGGIGENSAGVRAAVLEGLGVLGVELDTDANSHGERERRVTTDGSRVAAWVVPTDEELEIARACLSVLGDERA; encoded by the coding sequence GTGACCGGCACCCGCACGGTGCTGGTCGTCAACGCCGGGTCGTCCTCCCTGAAGTACCAGGTGCTCGACGCCGTCACCGGCGCAACGGCGGCGACCGGGATCGTCGAACGCATCGGTGGCGCCGCCCACCTGGGCCACACCCACGACGGGCAGACGCACGAGCAGGACGTCATCGCAGGCGACCATCGCGAGGCGCTCGTGGCAGCCCGGTCGGCGTTGCGCGAGCACGGCCCCGACCTCGACGCCGTCGGCCTGTTCGCCGTGGGGCACCGCGTCGTCCACGGCGGGCCCCGCTTCACCGAGCCGGTCGTCATCGACGACGACGTCATCGACGCGATCGAGGAGCTCGTCCCGCTCGCCCCGCTGCACAACCCGGCCAACCTCGAGGGCATCCGCAGCGCCCGGAAGTCCTTCCCCGGCGTCCCGCAGGTGGCCGTCTTCGACACCGCCTTCCACCAGACCCTGCCGCCCGAGGCGTTCACGTATGCCGTGCCCGCCGCCTGGCGCGACGAGCACCGGGTGCGCCGCTACGGCTTCCACGGCACGTCCCACCGCTTCGTCTCCCGCCGCACCGCCGAGCTCCTCGGCAAGGACCCTGCGGACTGCGCCGTCATCGTGCTGCACCTCGGCAACGGTGCGAGCGCCTGCGCGGTCGAGGCCGGCCGGAGCATCGACACCTCCATGGGCCTGTCCCCGCTCGAGGGCCTGGTCATGGGGACGCGGTCCGGCGACGTGGACCCGGCGCTGGGCGCCTACCTGGAGCGGGTCGCGGGACTGGACGCGGCGGCATACGACGAGGCACTGAACAAGGCCAGCGGCCTGCTGGGGCTGGCCGGGATCGCCGACCTGCGCGAGCTCGACGCGCGCCGGGAGGCGGGCGACCCCGATGCCGCTCTCGCCTTCGACGTCATGGTCTACCGGCTGCGCAAGTACGTCGGGGCGTATGCCGTCGCCCTCGGCCACGTCGACGCCATCGCCTTCACCGGTGGCATCGGCGAGAACAGCGCCGGCGTCCGGGCCGCCGTGCTCGAGGGCCTGGGGGTGCTGGGCGTCGAGCTGGACACCGACGCGAACTCCCATGGCGAACGCGAGCGGCGGGTGACGACGGACGGCAGCCGGGTCGCCGCCTGGGTCGTGCCGACCGACGAGGAGCTCGAGATCGCGCGGGCCTGCCTGTCCGTCCTGGGGGACGAGCGGGCCTGA
- a CDS encoding amidohydrolase, with translation MSTLYRGGFVYSPIDPFANAMVVDDATGTIAWIGGDDASAVHGDAVDRVVELDGALVTPAFVDSHAHLSQTGAGLRGVDLGTTRSVAEALSRIEDAARRQQGRPVYAPNWDQGRWAERRAVTGAELDRATYGGAVYSPRIDGHSAVISSSLAAASGARDLPGWEGDGLVTREAHHAARVAFADAVTPAQRRADIDLALQTAAAAGIGLVQENGGPVLSSADDFADVLAAGERGDGPQTLGYWAELVADEQQARDLATLHGAHGLAGDLNIDGSIGSRTAHLRSDYTDLAGHTGNAYLSVAQVRDHVAACSLAGLQAGFHVIGDAGVDTVVEGFEAAAELVGAPVVARSRHRLEHLEMVDPAQIARLVRLGVGASVQPAFDAFWGGTDAMYAARLGADRVVGDAPMNPFASMLAAGMTVAFGSDSPVTPFAPWEAVRACIAHHDERQRISARSAFLAHTRGGWRAAGFDDRGYLDLGLPATFAIWKVGDLVVQAPDDRIQTWSTDPRSGTPGLPDLSPGEAAPQCLRTVVRGRTVFDAGAFPA, from the coding sequence GTGAGCACTCTCTACCGCGGCGGCTTCGTCTACTCACCCATCGACCCCTTCGCCAACGCGATGGTCGTCGACGACGCGACGGGCACCATCGCCTGGATCGGCGGCGACGACGCCTCGGCCGTCCACGGTGACGCGGTGGACCGGGTCGTGGAGCTCGACGGCGCCCTGGTGACGCCGGCGTTCGTGGACTCCCACGCCCACCTCTCCCAGACGGGGGCGGGCCTGCGCGGCGTCGACCTCGGCACCACCCGCAGCGTCGCCGAGGCCCTGTCGCGCATCGAGGACGCCGCCCGGCGCCAGCAGGGCCGCCCCGTCTACGCCCCCAACTGGGACCAGGGCCGGTGGGCCGAACGCCGCGCCGTCACCGGTGCCGAGCTCGACCGCGCCACCTACGGGGGAGCCGTCTACTCACCCCGCATCGACGGCCACTCCGCCGTCATCTCCTCGTCCCTCGCGGCCGCCTCCGGCGCTCGCGACCTGCCCGGCTGGGAGGGCGACGGGCTCGTCACCCGCGAGGCGCACCACGCCGCCCGGGTGGCGTTCGCCGACGCCGTCACCCCCGCGCAGCGCCGCGCCGACATCGACCTCGCCCTGCAGACCGCGGCTGCTGCGGGCATCGGCCTCGTGCAGGAGAACGGCGGCCCGGTCCTGTCCAGCGCCGACGACTTCGCCGACGTGCTGGCGGCGGGGGAGCGGGGCGACGGACCGCAGACGCTCGGCTACTGGGCCGAGCTGGTCGCCGACGAGCAGCAGGCCCGCGACCTCGCGACCCTGCACGGCGCCCACGGCCTCGCCGGCGACCTCAACATCGACGGCTCGATCGGCTCGCGCACGGCCCACCTGCGGTCCGACTACACCGACCTCGCGGGCCACACCGGCAACGCCTACCTGTCCGTCGCCCAGGTCCGCGACCACGTCGCCGCCTGCTCGCTCGCTGGCCTCCAGGCCGGGTTCCACGTCATCGGCGACGCCGGGGTCGACACCGTCGTCGAGGGGTTCGAGGCCGCCGCCGAGCTCGTCGGCGCACCCGTCGTGGCACGGTCCCGCCACCGCCTCGAGCACCTCGAGATGGTCGACCCGGCCCAGATCGCCCGACTCGTGCGGCTCGGCGTGGGCGCGAGCGTCCAGCCCGCGTTCGACGCCTTCTGGGGCGGCACGGACGCCATGTATGCAGCGCGGCTGGGTGCCGACCGCGTCGTCGGTGACGCCCCGATGAATCCCTTCGCCTCCATGCTCGCGGCGGGGATGACCGTGGCCTTCGGATCGGACTCGCCGGTCACGCCGTTCGCCCCGTGGGAGGCCGTCCGCGCCTGCATCGCCCACCACGACGAGCGCCAGCGCATCTCGGCCCGCTCGGCCTTCCTCGCGCACACCCGGGGTGGCTGGCGCGCGGCCGGCTTCGACGACCGCGGCTACCTCGACCTCGGCCTGCCGGCGACGTTCGCGATCTGGAAGGTCGGCGACCTCGTCGTGCAGGCCCCCGACGACCGCATCCAGACCTGGAGCACCGACCCGCGTTCGGGCACGCCCGGCCTGCCGGACCTGTCTCCCGGCGAGGCTGCGCCCCAGTGCCTGCGCACCGTCGTCCGCGGCCGCACGGTCTTCGACGCCGGCGCCTTCCCCGCCTGA